In Oncorhynchus tshawytscha isolate Ot180627B linkage group LG01, Otsh_v2.0, whole genome shotgun sequence, the genomic stretch GATAACGATTAATtagacttttttggggggggaataatgacaattacaacaatactgaatgaacacttattttaacttaatataatacatcaatgaaatcaagtgctgtttgaatgaatgcttacaagcctgctggtgcctaccatcgctcagtcagactgctctatcaactcatagacttagttataacttaataacatacagaaatacgagccttaggtcgaaatacggaaccgtttggtattttatctaacggcggcatccctaagtctaaatattgctgttacattgcacaaccttcaatgttatgtcataattacataaaattctggcaaattagttcgcaatgagtcAGGCGGCCCAAAcagttgcatataccctgactgcgtgcaaagaacgcaagagaagtgacacaatttcacctgggtaatattgcctgctaacctttcttttagctaaatatgcgggtttaaaaatatatatacttctgtgtattaatTTTAacaaaggcattggtgtttatggttaggtacacgttggagcaacaaccgtcctttttcgcgaatgtgcaccgcatcgattatatgcaatgcaggacacgctagataaactagtaatatcatcaaccatgtgtagttataactagtgtttatgattgattgtttcttataagataagtttaatgctagctagcaacttacctttgcttcttactgcattcgcgtaacaggcgggctcctcatgaggcaggtggttagagcggtggactagttaactgtaagtttgcaagattgaatccctgagctgacaaggtaaaaatctgtcgttctgcccctgaacacggcagttaacccaccgttcctaggccgtcattgaaaataaaaatgtgttcttaactgacttgcctcgttaaataaagttgtaaataaaaaaattggcgtccaaaaataccgatttccgattgttatgaaaacttgaaatcggccctaattaatcgaccaTTCCGACTAATCTGTATACCTCTAGTATATACGGTACACCTCCTAATATGACATACCTCTCTGTGTCTAGCTTGCTGTGTGTATGGGAACACCCATCCTCACCCCAACTTGGATCCATAAGGCCTGGGAGCATAGAGAGGATGTGTAAGTATCTCCTCACGCTACAGACAATGGCCAAAGCCAACTGCATGCCCAGTCCTCATTGTGGTCTTCACGTTCATGTCTGTACATCAATGTATACTATTATGTACATGTATGAGGGCTGACAACCACCTGTTCTTACAGTAGTTTCCATGCTGGAGATGAAGAGTTCCGCACCGAATTCAAAGTTCCCCCCTTTCAAGACTGTGTGCTGAGCTTCCTGGGCTTCTCAGATGAAGAGAAGACCAACATGGAGGAAAGGACAATCAAACATGGTATTAGCCTGAGGTCTTACATTTtcagtatttattttttgttcCTTCATATGTTATATCTAGGCTTTACAAAAGCTACTCTGCAAGCACATTATCCTCCCTTCTATTATGGAGTACTTTTGGAGTTTCTAAAACTTTGTGTTTCTCCAAGGTGGCAGCCACCTGGAGGTTGGTGATCAGAAGTGCACTCACATGGTGGTGGAGGAAAACGCTGTCAAGGAGCTGCCATTCGTACCATCAAAGAGACTGTATGTTGTCAAGCAGGAGGTGAGCACTTCAATGTAGTAGGTGTCAGCTTACACCACCGTACTGGCGGTAGGAAGACAAACATGAAACATTTCCCAGGTCAACAGTATGTCTGACTGAAGCATAACACCTCAAATTCATGTGCCTCAAATTCATGAATTCTCTAATACATTGGCATTGTCAAGTCTGGGAAAATGAGCCTTGTTGTTTTCTTCTCAGGATTATGTCAAATACGTATTTctatttaatgtatttggctgtaTTGATTGATAAACTCTTGCCTCACTTGGATGATCAATATTTAATTTTCCTTTCGACTAGACAAGTCATTTGAGCAGAGATAGTGAGCACGGGTGTTCCCCACCTTGTATCAATACTATTTTTCTTTGCTTGTTCAAGTGGTTCTGGGGAACGATACAGATGGATGCCCGAGCAGGAGAGTCCATGTACTTCTATCAGAAGGTAAGTTTTGTCTGTCAGTCAATCTGATTCATCCTCCCAATGCCCCTACACAAACCTCTATACAGTGGAATGGACACTGCTAAGATTCTATAAACTGTGTCGCGCACATCCTCATGATTATCCCTCTCTGGAAGGAGtttgtgaaataaaatacaaacatttttcacatacaaactttatgTCCAAATCAAAAAAGCTCCCCCAAAAATAGGATCCCTGTGATAGAATGTTTACTTTGATTGGCAATGCTCTGCATTTTTTTTTCAAAGTCCATGTCTGGATTGTAAGAGAAAGCGTTCTTGGAAAGCATGTTAACGTTTTAATCAAACTTATATAAATCTGAGTATTCACAATAATCGTAGTATTGTGCGCTTgcaaaccagtggaggctgctgaggggagagcAGCACATAATAATGGCccgaacggagcaaatggaattgCATCAAACAATTCCAAAACTTTGTATTTGATACCATGCCACTGATTTGACACTTATAAGTGTAATTGCTTTGCATGTGCAAACAGATGATAAACTAGGTGAAATTATGGCTTCACAAATCTCATCACAATTGTGAACCTCTCCCCTGCAGAGCTTAATTGATCATCTGACCAAAATACGTGAGATTTTAGTTCTGGTTTATCAGAGATGACTTTCCACCACAGTGCCATCCTTTTTTCTTTTTACACACATTTTTCTCCATACACCCTCATCTGACATGCCCATGTTTCTCCTACTCTCAGATGGACAGTCCTGTGCTGAAGAAGGCTGTGTCCCTGTTGTCCCTCAACACACCCAACAGTAACCGGAAGAGGAGGCGTCTGCGGGAAACCCTGGCCCAGCTCACCAAGGAGACTGAgatctcccccttccctccaccccGCAAGAGGCCTTCTGCCGAACACTCCATGTCCATGGGCTCTCTGCTGGACATCTCCAACACCCCCGAGACCTGCAAGGCCTTGGCAGGTGAGAGAGGAGCCACGGTCACTCATCAGCCACACACGTCATGTCACAGGGCTGGTAACACTGGGTGTTAGTTAGCCTGTCAACGGTGGTTAATAAGCGCCTCTGACCTCGTTAAAAATTAATGCAGGCAAACACAGACAGGGATTATAGCATCATTAGTGTCTCATGTCAGCTGAAATCAGAGCCTTGTCATAGACTAAGGAGGCGGTCACTGCTTGTTGCAGGGGGAGGCAGGAAGAACCAGCACTCTCTGCTATTCTGTTTGAACTCCCCCCAAAGAGACTGTACACCCTGTCTTTCAGAGCACAGTGTAGAGAGCAGCAGGCGTAGGAGGTGCTGTGCTGAGGCCAACAGGCAGAGGAGGATGAGTGCCAGGGGGATGAGTAGGGGGACAAAGAGTGGCCCTTCCACTGCACTAGCACTACCACCCCTCAGCAGGAAGCAGAGACCCCAGAGGCCCCCATGGGCCCTCAGGACAGGGAGTTTGTCCTTAGCCAGCCCAGTCCCCGGCCACAGAGACTGGGTAGGGTTCGTGGAGGGACTCGTCACAGGAGTCAGTCTGTCTCAGCGAATGCCAGGAGATGAAGGGTCACTCAGTTGAACTGTCACTGTGGGGAAATCCGATTTGGTATGATATTAGAAATTATATAAGAACTGTCTAGATGATCAAAGTGGTGCAAGAATAGTAGGTTGAGCCTTAAAGCCTGGAGAGTTGACTGGATAGTTGAGGATGAAATTATATGAAGGAATGGGATTATATGAAATACATTTAGTTGCATTCTGGAACCATTCTCACTAGCTAAGATAAAAGCCCCAAGTCTTTTGCAGAGTAGCGTTCACTTTGCATGTCAGAATCTCAATTTTCTAAACTCCGAGACACCCAGGAAGTCAAAATAAGTTCAGAAGTTGTGGGTAGTCaaaagaaaacatgtttttctccACTGTCTCAATCAATATTCACCTCTTGACGATCCCTGGCTCTCTTCCAGAACATTCTCGGCCCTTGAAGAGCTCTACACCTGCTGTCCTGAAGCAGTCGGCTAGATGGCAGGTCTCCAAGGAGTTGTACCAGACAGAGAGCAACTATGTGGATATTCTCACCACAGTCTTGCAGGTTTGTCGCTGCTGCTGTGGATGTTGGGCTCACTTAGCACCACCGGGGCTGCTAGGGTCCTAATCAGGCTGTCCCACTGGTGCCTGAGTCCAGTGACCAGTGGGGGAGAAAATTAATAGGATTGTGCGCATCAGGACTGTCAGCCAGCCAGGCTCACACTGCAGAGCTCTTTGCTGCTCATCGACCCAAACCTCAGGcctgtccttgtctcatcgctccTGTTCTCACATCTCCCTCTGTTCACTACAGCATTACTATGATACCAGTAGAATAAAGGTGTTCAGCAAACCTCACTACCATATTTCCTGATCGGTGTAGTGTACTCTACTTTTGCACGTACATCACCTTGTTCTTTCACCCTGACCCATGCCCACTCGTATGCAGTCACCAGTAgtgtcctctctctgtaccacgCCCACTgcaccatgccagcccaggagaCAGATGGCCGGCTTCACATTGGATGGTCTTTAACACTGACTGCTGACCCCATGTCCACTGCCCTCTGAAGTCAGCCCATGAACTGGCCTGCCAAGAAGTGGGCTTGAATACCAATTATCCCATTATGATTCACACGTTGGGCGCTtgttgaaatgtatttttattagAAGGTATTTCCAGGCTATTCTGAGCCTTTTGATTATACTTTTTACAGGGAAAGCTGAATAGAGCATTGCTAGATCAGGACTTTTTAATGGGAATCATTTCTTGTAGTTTATTAGGGGACCTACTTTCACTGTTTGTGAGTTTTCTATGTCTTTGATAAGATGATGGGGAGGCAGGGTGGTCTTATAATTAATACTTACCTGCACTCTAAAATGATTTGACTTTCTACTTTTACATACATTCTCATAGAACTATTCAGTCTGAAATAGTGAGTACCGTATGTATTGAGGGTGTATGTATTGATTAAGGGAACAGAGGGCAAAGTCTGAGTCTCACCTGAAACGTCTGTTCCTTTTAGCTGTTCAAAGTCCCCCTGGAAAAGGAAGGCCAAGTTGGTGGACCCATTTTGGCTCCGGAAGAAATCAAGACCATCTTTGGCAGCATTCCAGAGATCTTCGACGTACACACCAGGATAAAGGTGGGCACTTCTCTCCTTGAAATATCCCAAGATGACCTGAACAAGAGTTTAATCTGCAGTGAAGTCACCTAAATGCCCTCTGTGTCTCCCTGCTTATTGGGTTGATTTGTTAGGCCGATCTGGAGGAGCTGGTCATGGACTGGTCTGAGGACAAGAGTGTCGGGGACATCATTCTCAAATACGTGAGTATAGCAGGCCTTTGTTCTGAATGTTGTATTGAGCCATTTTGGACATTCTCACTCagttcctttctctgtctgtcagtctaaaGACCTGGTGAAGGCTTACCCGCCATTCGTCAACTTCTTTGAGATGAGCAAGGAGACCATAGTGAGGTGTGAGAAGCAGAAGCCAAGGTTCCATGCTTTCCTCAAGGTATGTGACCTCTGAGACGATGTACCTTTGTGTATACATCCACGTGAGTGTAGGTTTAGAAATTACCATATGCCTCATGCTAAAGGTCATTCATTGCTTGTCTCTATGTACAGTAAACTTGAAGAAAATGTCTCGGTCTGTGTTGTGGATGTGAGtgattgcctgtgtgtgtgtaagtaagcCGCAACATGTCTGTCAGGTCTCCTCCTGCTCTAAcagcagtgtttttttttttttgcctccaGATCAATCAGGCAAAGCCCGAGTGTGGACGACAGACGCTGGTGGAGCTGCTGATTCGCCCTGTGCAGAGACTGCCTAGCGTCGCCCTTCTCCTCAAcggtagactacacacacacacacacacacacacttgacagcCAAATCTTGAGAAACATGGTACATATGTGGCATGATAGAAGTACTAACTTTATGCATTCTCCTCACCTGCATATGAAGAGAGCGCTTGATTTCCGACTAAAATGTCACAGGAAATACTGATAGATGCTCCTCGCCTTTATCCACAGTTGTGTTATAAATCTGTCTGCCATATCAGTTGTTTGCCCTTGGCTTTTTTCACTGTTCTATCAATTATATTTGTCAATGTTCATTGACCCATCTATCTTGCAGATATTAAGAAACACACTGCCTGTAACAACCCTGACAAAATCACTTTGGAGAAGGCAATCGAATCACTCAAGGAAGTTATGACGTGAGTCAACTGTGCACCACCGGCCATGCATGAAGCATTTTGTTGTAATTAAGTTAAAGCCTCATCCATTAGCCATGCATTTACATAAAGTGATTGTAGCATCAGTTGGCTAACGGAATTTATTTGACCCCCCCCAGTCACATAAACGAGGACAAGAGGAAAATAGAGGGACAGAAGCAGATCTTTGATGTCGTCTATGAAGTTGACGGCTGCCCTGTAAGTTGTTTGTGCATTTCTTCACCGGAATGTGGCACGCTTTGTTGAGCCGCTAATCCGTTAATGGCTGTCCTCCAGCACCATAACGGCTAAGCCTCTCCCATAATGGCATTAATGACTGTCCTCAGCACCATAACGACAAGGCCTCTCCCATAATGGCATTAATGGCAGTCCTCAGCACCATAACGACAAGGCCTCTCTCTGCATTAATGGCTGTCCACAGCACCATAACGACAAGGCCTCTCTCTATGCATTAATGGCTGTCCTCAGCACCATAACGACAAGGCCTCTCTATGCATTAATGGCTGTCCTCTGCACCATAACGACAAGGCCTCTCTATGCATTAATGGCTGACCTCAGCAACATAACAACAAGGCCTCTCTCTATGCATTAATGGCTGTCCTCAGCACCATAACGACAAGGCCTCTCTCTATGCATTAATGGCTGTCCTCAGCACCATAACGACAAGGCCTCTATGCATTAATGGCTGTCCTCAGCAACATAACGACAAGGCCTCTCTCTATGCATTAATGGCTGTCCTCAGCAACATAACGGCTAAGCCTCTCCCATAATGGCGTTAATGGCTGTCCTCAGCAACATAACGGCCAGGCCTCTCCCTATGCATTAATGGCTGTCCTCAGCAACATAACGGCCAGGCCTCTCCCTATACGTTAATGGCTGTGCTCCAGCACCATAACGGCCAGGCCTCTCCCTATGCGTTCACCCTAATATCCCTATTTATTTCAGCTAATTTCCACAGGATGCATTTTTTGTACTGTTCACTGTGCATTTATAGCTTGTAATTCATGGATTATTGTGCTGGAGTCAacttgataatgtgtgtgtggagagaatttgtgtagagctgtgtgtatgtgtgaaccGAAGTCCTCTTTTCAGGTGAAAATAGTGGAGATGAGTTGGGACTAGAGGGAGTGAATTAGTATACCTTTGGCTCTGGGCTGTGAGTATAGCTCTATTTATCTTGATTTGGATAAGTAGAGCATCCAAATGAATAAACATAGTTTGATGATAGGGTTTTAAAGGAATAATGGGACTGGAAATGGAAATTCCTCCATCAGCCGTGCAGTGAAATTACCAATCTGTGGAGTTAGACCCATTAATACCAAATATGCCGCTTTAAATGAGGCCTGCGATTGAATCATGAAGCTCTCTCTGGTGACCGTGTTtccttgtttatttttttgtttattcACGAATGGTTGCTGGATGTCTTTTTGGTTGTGTGATATTCATCCCGTcttctcgctcactctctctctcctcctcaggccAACCTGCTCTCGTCCCACCGCAGCCTGGTCCACAGGGTGGAGACCATCGCCCTGGGAGACAAACCCTGTGACCGAGGCGAGCACGTCACACTCTTTCTCTTCAATGACTGTCTTGAGGTAACGCCAACATCAATGAAGTAATACCAACATTGAAAACCTGCTCATCTGACACTCCAGCCAGGCTCAATGATATGCTGAATATTTGAACCCTGGTCAACATTTCACTGTATTGACTAGTGATGGCCCAGACATGGCTTTAGATGTTAGAACTTTACAATACACCCAAAATGCCCTCCCAAGTCAATGCCATTGCTCATTTGAGAAAATCTTGCCCGTCCTCTATTCCCCCCCCACATTATGAAATCTTTGGGACTTGAGATGCTAAGAAAATGCAAATTCAGTAGCAAAGAGCCCCACTGGCTGATTATTTATGGGTGTGCAATCTATCGTTGCTGACACAGCTTCTTATCTGGCTCCTAATTAGTGAAGTGTTGCATTAGAATGGGGGTTAGCAATCAAACCCAGAATGGGTGTGGGCGAGGCGGCCTGATTCAGGAGTGTCAGAGCAGCCTGGTAATGAGCATGGGGAGAGCAGGGGCTGCACTCTTCAATTATTCATTGATTAGCTCCTCTGTATTCAGATCTCCCCTATCCCCAATAGATATCACAATGCCTTCATGGGACAGACCCAACCCCTGCCTCAGCCCCCACACAGGCCAGTTAAACACATGCTAATGACTTGGACCGTTTACCTTTTATAAAAGGCCCTATCGATTTGTCACAGCTtaaccatacatacatacatacatacatacatacatacatacatacatacatacatacttcacttcacttcacttcacttcacttcacttcacttcacttcacttcacttcacttcactgGAGAGAGAGTTTAGGTAGGGATGGAGGCTTCCATACTTCAACTGTGTCTGTATTTGCAGATTGCCCGGAAGAGACATAAGGTGATCAGCACATTCAGGAGTCCTCTGGGCCAGACGCGACCTGCAGCCCAACTCAAACACATCACCCTCATGCCTCTGTCCCAGATCAGGAGGGTCCTGGACCTGCAGGATACAGAGGGTGAGTGAGCCCCAGACCCTGGCATgttccctacctacctacctacctacctacctacctacctacctacctacctacctacctacctatcaaAACCTATAAATTCAAATGTTAGTCAcatacacagtttacagcagggATTAAAGGTGTGAAGAAATGCTATGTGCTAGCTCCCTCAATGCAGTACATCAGAcagtaataataaaagtaaagTCAAAAATGAGAGGTTGTAAAcatagtaataatggactgtattACACTGTTTAGAAATATAAAGTAGGTAGTGTCTTGGTCACGCTGTGGAATACATAGTGTATATAATAGAACAGcagagttttgtgtgtgtgtgtgtgagttctgagtgcgtgtgtttgtgtaaggATTGGATGTGTGGGTAGGGAATGCAAATAATTTAAGGTGCCGATAATGAGGTGGAaatagtctctaaggtgcagatCTGTAGGGAGACGGCTAgggttagctgttcagcagtctgatggcctgctTACCTACCTACCTCAGTGTTTAACATCCATTACTAAGAAACATGACCACTCCTTGTTTGCTTCTTTTGGGTCGATACACATTCCCTGAGCAGGTATATTGCTCCATTCTGTTTTCCCTGTATCGGGAAATGTTATTCATAAGCATACTGGATAGCCTAATATTTGGAGTCAACACGGACTGAAATGGCAGCCCAGACATAATCAAGcaaacatctctcctctctcccactagcAGTGACTCCGCTTGTTTGGCCTTGTAATGGAGCTGCTAGGTTTAATTTCACTGTCAATATGTACTATAATTACAACCAGTGTATGTTGATACACCAGAGATGGCTCTCTATGCATCTTAAAGAGAAATGGGATGCATGTTTTACCAGCTAGACTATTGACAATTTTGAGTGGTCCAAACCTCGCtaatttctccttttctctctcttagaTTGCCGTAATGCCTTTGCCCTGGTGGTGCACCCGCCCACGGAACAGGAGAATCTTCTCTTCAGCTTCCAGCTGACCACTGAGGATACGGTGAAGTCAACCTGGCTAAAGATGCTCTGTCGCCATGTAGCCAACACCATCTGTAAGGCTGACGcggtgagagaggcagagtgacaCAGTGGTCCACTAAGCCGCTATAGGCTCATCGGGTTGGGTTGGAGGGCTCCTCCTGAGAACACATGTTGCAACACATGTTGCCTGTCTATCTGCTCCTCTCATTAACACAGCCAGACAGGCTGAAGCGACCAAGGCATCCCTCACTGGTCTGGTGTCCTCATGCAGAACATGGTGTATGGACTCTTTTAGAGGTTGATGAGGACACAAATGCAATTATTTTGGCCAGTTTTAGTACACTTACATATCACGTTGCGTGAGTGGCCTTTTTGGTCATTTCAATCCTATTAGATTGTCCTCTGTGGTTAAACTGGAAGACAGATTAATGTAATTAGAAGTGGAATTGTACTagaactaacactaaagacataGATGGGTTGTTTTATCTCTCCACAGGTCTTTTCACTGATGTAGTATTTGAGCTTGAATGAGGAAGCTAACTAGTAATTGGCTGCCCGGAGACAGACGTGTATTTCCCATCATAATTAAAAACAGGCGTAATAAGCTTCGGAGGTGAGCC encodes the following:
- the LOC112248389 gene encoding protein ECT2 isoform X3 — its product is MADSSIVTLGMARSLLVDSSVYDSRMAETTKDVFLGLGSEDMEEMLPRVETRVVLVGEAGKNGALVKALQAVRIMEVPVVKIRGGEPGAETGEKLIKSIVNMDINVPCIKTDNVKEFGDGENTEFETVFVLKDFASPDYIYLYKHDNRIVGPPVVLHCARREEPLPFSSRPLYSTTMLNLSLCFTGFRNKEEVKNLVNLVHHMGGTIRKDFSTKVTHLIAYSTHGEKYKLAVCMGTPILTPTWIHKAWEHREDVSFHAGDEEFRTEFKVPPFQDCVLSFLGFSDEEKTNMEERTIKHGGSHLEVGDQKCTHMVVEENAVKELPFVPSKRLYVVKQEWFWGTIQMDARAGESMYFYQKMDSPVLKKAVSLLSLNTPNSNRKRRRLRETLAQLTKETEISPFPPPRKRPSAEHSMSMGSLLDISNTPETCKALAEHSRPLKSSTPAVLKQSARWQVSKELYQTESNYVDILTTVLQLFKVPLEKEGQVGGPILAPEEIKTIFGSIPEIFDVHTRIKADLEELVMDWSEDKSVGDIILKYSKDLVKAYPPFVNFFEMSKETIVRCEKQKPRFHAFLKINQAKPECGRQTLVELLIRPVQRLPSVALLLNDIKKHTACNNPDKITLEKAIESLKEVMTHINEDKRKIEGQKQIFDVVYEVDGCPANLLSSHRSLVHRVETIALGDKPCDRGEHVTLFLFNDCLEIARKRHKVISTFRSPLGQTRPAAQLKHITLMPLSQIRRVLDLQDTEDCRNAFALVVHPPTEQENLLFSFQLTTEDTVKSTWLKMLCRHVANTICKADAEDLIQCTEPDSVQVSTKDMDSTLSKASRVIKKTSKKVTRAFSFTKTPKRVIQRAFMANSTSDDKSPGPSSENMIHVGSSATLSAMHSPSMVNLPSMFERKYHTFSRSTSHLF
- the LOC112248389 gene encoding protein ECT2 isoform X1 produces the protein MADSSIVTLGMARSLLVDSSVYDSRMAETTKDVFLGLGSEDMEEMLPRVETRVVLVGEAGKNGALVKALQAVRIMEVPVVKIRGGEPGAETGEKLIKSIVNMDINVPCIKTDNVKEFGDGENTEFETVFVLKDFASPDYIYLYKHDNRIVGPPVVLHCARREEPLPFSSRPLYSTTMLNLSLCFTGFRNKEEVKNLVNLVHHMGGTIRKDFSTKVTHLIAYSTHGEKYKLAVCMGTPILTPTWIHKAWEHREDVSFHAGDEEFRTEFKVPPFQDCVLSFLGFSDEEKTNMEERTIKHGGSHLEVGDQKCTHMVVEENAVKELPFVPSKRLYVVKQEWFWGTIQMDARAGESMYFYQKMDSPVLKKAVSLLSLNTPNSNRKRRRLRETLAQLTKETEISPFPPPRKRPSAEHSMSMGSLLDISNTPETCKALAEHSRPLKSSTPAVLKQSARWQVSKELYQTESNYVDILTTVLQLFKVPLEKEGQVGGPILAPEEIKTIFGSIPEIFDVHTRIKADLEELVMDWSEDKSVGDIILKYSKDLVKAYPPFVNFFEMSKETIVRCEKQKPRFHAFLKINQAKPECGRQTLVELLIRPVQRLPSVALLLNDIKKHTACNNPDKITLEKAIESLKEVMTHINEDKRKIEGQKQIFDVVYEVDGCPANLLSSHRSLVHRVETIALGDKPCDRGEHVTLFLFNDCLEIARKRHKVISTFRSPLGQTRPAAQLKHITLMPLSQIRRVLDLQDTEDCRNAFALVVHPPTEQENLLFSFQLTTEDTVKSTWLKMLCRHVANTICKADAEDLIQCTEPDSVQVSTKDMDSTLSKASRVIKKTSKKVTRAFSFTKTPKRVIQRAFMANSTSDDKSPGPSSENMIHVGSSATLSMARSTSTFNLSGSTAAAVVQRSNSLDHPPCPRLRVPVCIHTPDPTPSPTCPEETPLKPQPTPTRPPYSAGPPTWRVPSKGRLPPGACRDLLVPSDPHKAGCLRPRKETLL
- the LOC112248389 gene encoding protein ECT2 isoform X4, which produces MADSSIVTLGMARSLLVDSSVYDSRMAETTKDVFLGLGSEDMEEMLPRVETRVVLVGEAGKNGALVKALQDINVPCIKTDNVKEFGDGENTEFETVFVLKDFASPDYIYLYKHDNRIVGPPVVLHCARREEPLPFSSRPLYSTTMLNLSLCFTGFRNKEEVKNLVNLVHHMGGTIRKDFSTKVTHLIAYSTHGEKYKLAVCMGTPILTPTWIHKAWEHREDVSFHAGDEEFRTEFKVPPFQDCVLSFLGFSDEEKTNMEERTIKHGGSHLEVGDQKCTHMVVEENAVKELPFVPSKRLYVVKQEWFWGTIQMDARAGESMYFYQKMDSPVLKKAVSLLSLNTPNSNRKRRRLRETLAQLTKETEISPFPPPRKRPSAEHSMSMGSLLDISNTPETCKALAEHSRPLKSSTPAVLKQSARWQVSKELYQTESNYVDILTTVLQLFKVPLEKEGQVGGPILAPEEIKTIFGSIPEIFDVHTRIKADLEELVMDWSEDKSVGDIILKYSKDLVKAYPPFVNFFEMSKETIVRCEKQKPRFHAFLKINQAKPECGRQTLVELLIRPVQRLPSVALLLNDIKKHTACNNPDKITLEKAIESLKEVMTHINEDKRKIEGQKQIFDVVYEVDGCPANLLSSHRSLVHRVETIALGDKPCDRGEHVTLFLFNDCLEIARKRHKVISTFRSPLGQTRPAAQLKHITLMPLSQIRRVLDLQDTEDCRNAFALVVHPPTEQENLLFSFQLTTEDTVKSTWLKMLCRHVANTICKADAEDLIQCTEPDSVQVSTKDMDSTLSKASRVIKKTSKKVTRAFSFTKTPKRVIQRAFMANSTSDDKSPGPSSENMIHVGSSATLSAMHSPSMVNLPSMFERKYHTFSRSTSHLF
- the LOC112248389 gene encoding protein ECT2 isoform X2, which encodes MADSSIVTLGMARSLLVDSSVYDSRMAETTKDVFLGLGSEDMEEMLPRVETRVVLVGEAGKNGALVKALQDINVPCIKTDNVKEFGDGENTEFETVFVLKDFASPDYIYLYKHDNRIVGPPVVLHCARREEPLPFSSRPLYSTTMLNLSLCFTGFRNKEEVKNLVNLVHHMGGTIRKDFSTKVTHLIAYSTHGEKYKLAVCMGTPILTPTWIHKAWEHREDVSFHAGDEEFRTEFKVPPFQDCVLSFLGFSDEEKTNMEERTIKHGGSHLEVGDQKCTHMVVEENAVKELPFVPSKRLYVVKQEWFWGTIQMDARAGESMYFYQKMDSPVLKKAVSLLSLNTPNSNRKRRRLRETLAQLTKETEISPFPPPRKRPSAEHSMSMGSLLDISNTPETCKALAEHSRPLKSSTPAVLKQSARWQVSKELYQTESNYVDILTTVLQLFKVPLEKEGQVGGPILAPEEIKTIFGSIPEIFDVHTRIKADLEELVMDWSEDKSVGDIILKYSKDLVKAYPPFVNFFEMSKETIVRCEKQKPRFHAFLKINQAKPECGRQTLVELLIRPVQRLPSVALLLNDIKKHTACNNPDKITLEKAIESLKEVMTHINEDKRKIEGQKQIFDVVYEVDGCPANLLSSHRSLVHRVETIALGDKPCDRGEHVTLFLFNDCLEIARKRHKVISTFRSPLGQTRPAAQLKHITLMPLSQIRRVLDLQDTEDCRNAFALVVHPPTEQENLLFSFQLTTEDTVKSTWLKMLCRHVANTICKADAEDLIQCTEPDSVQVSTKDMDSTLSKASRVIKKTSKKVTRAFSFTKTPKRVIQRAFMANSTSDDKSPGPSSENMIHVGSSATLSMARSTSTFNLSGSTAAAVVQRSNSLDHPPCPRLRVPVCIHTPDPTPSPTCPEETPLKPQPTPTRPPYSAGPPTWRVPSKGRLPPGACRDLLVPSDPHKAGCLRPRKETLL